The Pirellulales bacterium genome contains a region encoding:
- a CDS encoding phytanoyl-CoA dioxygenase family protein — MPQPLTDQEVQEYHREGYYLARGMFEPDEIDLLRRAAKEDRQLDQHSFGKADGEGGNVRLSLWNHPGNGIYGMFARCERIVASAEKLLADEAYHYHSKMIMKDAKVGGAWTWHQDYGYWYQNGVIWPNLTSVSIAVDPATRENGCLQVIPRSHQIGRIEHVLTGDQAGANMERVNAILERLPVVYCEMSPGDALFFHANLLHRSDQNKSDHPRWSMICCYNAKSNDPYKEAHHPRYTPLSRVPDSAIREVGIKRFADDTAEVAWLQDAKDQSARTLSR, encoded by the coding sequence ATGCCCCAACCGCTGACTGACCAGGAAGTTCAGGAATACCACCGCGAAGGCTATTACCTGGCCCGGGGGATGTTTGAGCCGGACGAGATTGACCTGTTGCGCCGCGCGGCCAAGGAAGACCGCCAGCTTGACCAGCACAGCTTTGGCAAGGCGGATGGCGAAGGAGGAAACGTCCGGCTGTCGCTGTGGAATCATCCCGGCAACGGCATTTATGGAATGTTTGCCCGCTGCGAGCGCATCGTCGCCAGTGCCGAGAAACTGCTGGCCGACGAGGCGTACCATTACCACAGCAAAATGATCATGAAAGACGCCAAGGTCGGCGGCGCGTGGACGTGGCACCAGGATTACGGCTATTGGTACCAGAATGGGGTCATCTGGCCCAACCTGACCAGTGTGTCGATTGCCGTCGATCCCGCCACGCGCGAAAACGGTTGCCTGCAGGTTATCCCCCGCAGCCACCAGATTGGCCGCATTGAGCATGTCTTGACCGGCGACCAGGCGGGGGCCAACATGGAGCGGGTCAACGCCATTCTCGAACGCCTGCCCGTGGTGTACTGCGAAATGTCCCCCGGCGACGCGCTTTTCTTTCATGCGAATCTGTTGCACCGGTCCGACCAGAACAAATCCGACCACCCCCGCTGGTCGATGATCTGCTGCTACAACGCCAAAAGCAACGATCCGTATAAAGAGGCCCACCATCCACGTTACACTCCCCTGTCGCGCGTGCCGGATAGCGCGATCCGCGAGGTCGGGATCAAACGCTTTGCCGACGACACGGCGGAAGTCGCCTGGCTGCAAGACGCGAAGGACCAATCCGCCCGGACGCTCAGTCGTTGA
- a CDS encoding fatty acid desaturase, producing MLFTRRTPINPHHPNAGQVRAVFPPFAHVRRWSRAAAVWLPSAAFYLLSLAAILLTSPWAWPPLILLTSLAAALLFILAHDAAHDVLTPSRWANQLLARLSFLPAWHPYTGWVHAHNHVHHGWTNFQPRDYVWAPLSLAEYQRLSPVGQAWVRLCRYWPGFGLYYLVEILWKKIWLIQPEVKRRKARLRWLADDLLLVVMLLAQGWGLVVLARYWQTPAPAWAIILAAQVLPMFFCNWFVALITYLQHTHPAIPWFQKSAEWSFYLGQVRGTTHTHFPRGINGWIHNVMEHTAHHVDPRIPLYNLPEAQENLDATHHPVKHVFTWRSFSYTQRVCQLYDFENHCWLSFGGEPTSSRTVELPLVLAKSSFT from the coding sequence TTGCTTTTTACACGAAGAACTCCCATCAATCCCCATCATCCCAACGCCGGGCAGGTCCGCGCGGTCTTTCCACCGTTCGCGCATGTCCGCCGTTGGAGCCGCGCCGCCGCGGTTTGGCTCCCCAGCGCGGCATTTTATCTGCTTTCCCTGGCCGCGATCCTCCTCACCTCCCCTTGGGCGTGGCCCCCGCTAATACTGCTAACCAGTTTGGCCGCAGCGCTCTTGTTTATTCTGGCCCACGATGCCGCGCATGATGTGCTGACCCCCTCCCGCTGGGCAAACCAGCTTTTAGCCCGGCTGTCATTCTTACCCGCCTGGCATCCGTATACCGGTTGGGTGCATGCGCATAATCATGTGCATCATGGCTGGACGAATTTTCAACCGCGGGACTATGTCTGGGCGCCGCTGTCGCTGGCGGAGTACCAGCGGCTTTCCCCGGTGGGGCAGGCTTGGGTTCGCCTGTGTCGCTATTGGCCCGGCTTTGGCCTGTATTACCTGGTGGAAATTCTTTGGAAAAAAATCTGGCTTATTCAGCCAGAGGTCAAACGCCGCAAAGCGCGGCTGCGGTGGCTGGCGGACGACCTGCTGCTGGTGGTGATGCTTCTCGCCCAGGGCTGGGGATTGGTGGTCCTGGCCCGTTATTGGCAGACACCCGCCCCCGCGTGGGCGATTATTTTAGCCGCGCAGGTGTTGCCGATGTTTTTTTGCAACTGGTTTGTCGCGCTGATTACCTATTTGCAGCACACCCACCCGGCGATCCCCTGGTTTCAAAAGTCCGCCGAATGGTCGTTTTACCTGGGCCAGGTGCGGGGGACGACGCACACGCATTTTCCCAGGGGAATTAATGGCTGGATACATAATGTGATGGAGCACACGGCGCATCATGTGGACCCGCGCATTCCCCTGTATAACCTGCCTGAGGCGCAAGAAAACCTGGACGCCACGCATCACCCGGTCAAGCATGTGTTCACCTGGCGCAGCTTTTCTTATACCCAGCGGGTGTGTCAGTTGTACGATTTTGAGAATCACTGCTGGCTGAGCTTTGGCGGGGAGCCGACCAGCAGCCGGACGGTGGAACTGCCGCTGGTGTTGGCAAAAAGTTCGTTTACATAG
- a CDS encoding LamG-like jellyroll fold domain-containing protein has protein sequence MPIRPGCIYAGFCFLVCLALCWGGLRNTVLAHPDHEEPGLLFHFVATGHPIENGAISDQTHHVTAKLVGQPKLQTLGPAEGLTFNGTDEFLLLAEDYSAAKAALPTKEFTAAAWVNLARAEDAYGGIIGTIQDNGGSEQGWLLGFNNNRFSLALATTGGDDGQGKLTYMKGKTPIELGRWYHVAGVYDGKTMRLYVNGQLDAESTEQSGEIHYPPKSAFVMGAFHDNDEKYMLEGSIYEAKLYNRALPAEDFVKIAAKNDNLTKYVNPATKQVKFLVQPYLQFGTRTSMAVMCETNRPAKMTVEYGPKQPLANKLTSDKPGLIHTCILENLPQGEPQFYRVTCVDEADPENSVQSGLFSLQTDRGPEHAWAFGIIGDTQRNPAITRKCAEGIYSHRPNMLIHCGDVVDDGYAKNQWLKDLFEPMHPLLARAPMFPTIGNHEGNSHWYYDYFHLPQPEYYYTFTYGNAQFFMVDSNKSLAPNSEQYKWLDSELAKSKATWKFTCHHHPCFSSDENDYGDHNTGNYRGQPTYGDTNAQHVIPLYEKYGVDIAFNGHIHVYERTWPIYRMTINQKKGVRYITSGGGGGGLEQSTPQRTWFNLEFKRAHHYCMAVIHDRTIQFKAYDVEERLFDTFELTKDADR, from the coding sequence ATGCCAATTCGCCCTGGTTGTATTTACGCCGGTTTTTGCTTTTTGGTCTGTCTGGCGTTGTGTTGGGGAGGGCTTCGCAACACGGTGTTAGCCCATCCTGATCATGAAGAACCGGGTCTCTTGTTTCACTTTGTCGCCACGGGCCACCCGATAGAAAACGGCGCCATCAGCGACCAAACGCATCACGTTACGGCCAAACTGGTCGGCCAGCCAAAGCTGCAAACGCTCGGCCCGGCCGAAGGGCTGACTTTTAACGGCACGGATGAGTTTTTGCTGCTCGCCGAGGACTATTCCGCCGCCAAAGCCGCCCTGCCAACCAAGGAATTCACCGCCGCCGCCTGGGTGAATCTGGCCCGCGCCGAGGACGCCTATGGCGGGATCATTGGCACGATCCAGGATAATGGGGGGAGCGAACAAGGTTGGCTTCTGGGCTTTAACAATAACCGCTTTTCCCTGGCCCTGGCGACCACGGGGGGAGATGACGGCCAGGGAAAGCTAACCTACATGAAAGGTAAAACGCCGATCGAACTGGGCCGCTGGTACCATGTTGCCGGAGTGTACGACGGCAAGACGATGCGGCTGTACGTCAACGGCCAGTTGGACGCTGAATCGACGGAGCAATCGGGGGAAATCCACTACCCGCCCAAGTCCGCGTTTGTCATGGGCGCTTTTCATGACAATGATGAAAAGTACATGCTGGAAGGCTCAATCTACGAAGCCAAACTGTACAATCGCGCGTTGCCGGCGGAGGACTTTGTTAAGATCGCGGCGAAAAACGACAACCTGACCAAATATGTCAATCCCGCGACCAAACAAGTCAAGTTCTTGGTGCAGCCCTATTTGCAATTTGGCACGCGCACCAGCATGGCCGTCATGTGCGAGACCAACCGCCCGGCAAAGATGACCGTGGAATACGGGCCCAAGCAACCGCTGGCCAATAAGCTCACCAGCGATAAGCCTGGTCTCATTCACACCTGCATCCTAGAGAACCTGCCCCAAGGGGAACCGCAGTTTTATCGCGTGACCTGCGTTGACGAGGCCGATCCCGAAAATAGCGTCCAAAGCGGCCTCTTTTCGCTGCAAACCGATCGCGGACCGGAACACGCCTGGGCGTTCGGGATCATCGGCGACACACAACGTAATCCCGCGATCACGCGCAAATGCGCGGAGGGGATTTATTCGCACCGGCCGAATATGCTGATTCATTGCGGCGACGTGGTGGACGATGGTTATGCCAAGAATCAATGGCTGAAGGACCTCTTTGAGCCGATGCACCCGTTACTGGCCCGCGCGCCGATGTTTCCCACTATTGGCAACCACGAGGGGAACTCGCACTGGTACTATGATTACTTTCACTTGCCGCAGCCTGAGTATTATTACACCTTTACCTACGGCAACGCGCAGTTCTTTATGGTGGATAGCAACAAGTCACTCGCGCCCAATTCGGAGCAATACAAGTGGCTCGACAGCGAACTGGCCAAAAGCAAAGCCACCTGGAAGTTTACCTGCCACCACCATCCCTGCTTTAGCTCGGACGAAAATGACTATGGCGACCACAACACCGGCAACTACCGGGGCCAGCCAACCTATGGCGACACCAACGCGCAGCACGTGATCCCGCTGTACGAAAAATACGGCGTGGATATCGCCTTTAACGGGCATATCCACGTGTACGAGCGGACCTGGCCAATCTACCGGATGACCATTAATCAAAAGAAAGGGGTCCGCTATATCACCAGCGGCGGCGGCGGGGGTGGACTGGAACAATCAACACCACAGCGAACCTGGTTCAATTTGGAATTCAAACGGGCGCATCATTACTGCATGGCGGTCATCCATGACCGGACGATTCAGTTCAAGGCCTACGACGTGGAAGAACGTTTGTTCGACACGTTTGAACTGACCAAGGACGCCGACCGGTAA
- a CDS encoding carbon-nitrogen hydrolase, producing MPNKITLGLVQMRCVADKQQNLDKALARIGEAAAAGANVVCLQELFGSQYFCQTEDHCQFDLAEPIPGPATRALSAAAKTHEVVVVASLFERRAPGLYHNTAVLFDADGSQLGLYRKMHIPDDPRYYEKFYFTPGDLGFRKFDTRHGPLGTCVCWDQWYPEAARLTALAGAQVLFYPTAIGWLVEEKAEYGASQHAAWETMMRSHAIANGVFVAAVNRVGIENEPGSTRNGIEFWGASFVADPNGNILARASHDQEETLLVECDLDKIDVVRTHWPFLRDRRIDAYGDLTKRYLD from the coding sequence ATGCCAAACAAAATCACCCTGGGCCTCGTGCAAATGCGGTGCGTGGCCGATAAGCAACAAAATTTGGACAAGGCCTTAGCGCGGATAGGCGAAGCGGCCGCCGCGGGGGCTAATGTCGTCTGCCTGCAGGAACTGTTTGGCAGTCAATATTTTTGCCAGACGGAGGATCACTGCCAGTTTGACCTGGCCGAGCCGATCCCCGGCCCCGCCACGCGGGCCCTCAGCGCCGCCGCCAAAACCCACGAGGTCGTTGTGGTGGCGTCCCTCTTTGAACGCCGCGCGCCGGGACTGTATCACAACACAGCGGTCCTGTTCGACGCCGATGGCAGTCAATTGGGCCTGTACCGCAAGATGCACATTCCCGACGATCCGCGCTACTACGAAAAGTTTTACTTTACACCGGGCGACCTGGGCTTTCGCAAATTTGACACGCGGCACGGGCCCCTGGGGACGTGTGTTTGTTGGGACCAGTGGTATCCCGAAGCGGCGCGGTTAACCGCGCTGGCCGGGGCGCAGGTGTTGTTTTATCCCACGGCGATCGGTTGGCTGGTCGAGGAAAAAGCCGAGTACGGCGCGAGCCAGCATGCGGCCTGGGAAACCATGATGCGCAGCCACGCCATTGCCAATGGCGTCTTTGTGGCGGCGGTCAACCGTGTTGGCATAGAAAATGAACCAGGAAGCACGCGCAACGGGATTGAGTTTTGGGGGGCCAGCTTTGTCGCCGATCCAAATGGCAATATTCTGGCCCGCGCGTCCCATGACCAAGAAGAAACATTGCTCGTGGAATGCGACTTGGACAAGATCGACGTGGTACGAACCCACTGGCCGTTCCTGCGTGATCGGCGGATCGACGCTTATGGCGACCTGACCAAGCGGTATTTGGATTAA